Proteins from one Thioflavicoccus mobilis 8321 genomic window:
- the hisS gene encoding histidine--tRNA ligase, with protein MTKKIQAIRGMHDILPAQTPLWHHLESQAKRILAAYGYSEIRTPLVEVTELFKRSIGEVTDIVEKEMYSFADRNGDSLSLRPEGTASCVRAAIENGLLSQPQRLWYQGPMFRHERPQRGRYRQFHQIGVEVFGLAGPDIDLEVILMTRRLWRALGLSGLRLEINTLGDASERHAYRAELLAYLERHHERLDEDSRQRLATNPLRVLDSKDPQTQAIVADAPRLLDHLGAESRGHFEQLCAGLEAAGIAYVHNPRLVRGLDYYNRTVFEWITDELGAQGTVCAGGRYDGLVEQLGGRSTPAVGFAMGVERLIGLIEQADTAPPQTLDAYLVAVGERAQARAPQIAEELRDACPELRLMCHSGGGSFKSQFKKADRSGARYALVLGESELDAGVVGVKPLREGLEQTLVPLSSLADYLVEQGLESD; from the coding sequence ATGACGAAGAAAATTCAAGCGATCCGGGGGATGCACGACATCCTCCCGGCGCAAACCCCCCTCTGGCACCACCTGGAGAGCCAGGCCAAGCGCATCCTCGCCGCCTACGGTTACAGCGAGATCCGTACGCCGCTGGTCGAGGTGACCGAACTTTTCAAGCGCTCGATCGGCGAGGTCACCGACATCGTCGAGAAGGAGATGTATAGTTTTGCGGATCGCAATGGCGACAGTCTGAGCCTGCGCCCGGAGGGCACCGCGAGTTGCGTGCGCGCCGCCATCGAGAACGGCCTGCTGAGCCAACCGCAGCGACTCTGGTACCAGGGGCCGATGTTCCGCCATGAGCGCCCACAGCGTGGCCGCTACCGCCAATTCCACCAGATCGGTGTCGAGGTCTTCGGTCTGGCGGGCCCGGACATCGACCTGGAGGTCATTCTCATGACCCGCCGGCTCTGGCGGGCGCTTGGTCTCTCCGGCTTGCGCCTGGAGATCAACACGCTGGGCGACGCGAGCGAGCGCCATGCCTACCGTGCGGAGTTGCTCGCCTATCTGGAGCGGCATCACGAGCGACTCGATGAGGACAGCCGCCAGCGGCTCGCGACGAATCCCCTGCGCGTGCTGGATTCCAAGGACCCGCAGACCCAGGCCATCGTCGCCGATGCACCGCGTCTGCTCGACCACCTGGGCGCCGAGTCGCGTGGCCATTTCGAACAGCTCTGCGCCGGATTGGAGGCCGCCGGGATCGCCTACGTGCACAATCCACGGCTGGTCCGGGGTCTCGATTACTACAATCGCACCGTCTTCGAATGGATCACCGATGAGCTCGGTGCCCAGGGCACAGTCTGCGCAGGTGGGCGTTACGATGGCCTCGTCGAACAGCTCGGCGGTCGCTCGACGCCGGCCGTCGGCTTCGCGATGGGCGTGGAGCGACTGATCGGTCTGATCGAGCAGGCCGACACGGCGCCGCCCCAAACGCTCGATGCCTATCTGGTCGCCGTCGGCGAACGTGCCCAGGCACGTGCCCCGCAGATCGCCGAGGAGCTTCGCGACGCCTGCCCTGAACTCCGCCTGATGTGTCATTCTGGCGGCGGAAGCTTCAAGAGCCAGTTCAAGAAGGCTGATCGTAGCGGCGCGCGTTACGCCCTGGTCCTCGGCGAGTCGGAACTGGACGCCGGGGTCGTCGGCGTCAAGCCATTGCGCGAAGGGCTGGAGCAGACGCTGGTGCCATTGTCGTCGTTGGCCGACTACCTCGTCGAACAGGGGCTCGAGTCGGACTAG
- the der gene encoding ribosome biogenesis GTPase Der, whose translation MLPVIALVGRPNVGKSTLFNRLTRTRDALVADTPGLTRDRQYGIGRLGPVPYVVVDTGGLGGETTDLAERMAGQVERAIAEADHLLFLVDAHDGCVPGDAEIATRLRRLGKSLTLVVNKTDQRDPDLATADFHLLGLGDPVPIAAVQGRGVAALMERVLTGLANDDAVGGAEAADADEDPERIQVAIVGRPNAGKSTLINRLLGEERVVTYDSPGTTRDTVFIPFDRLDGRYTLIDTAGVRRRARVQDTIEKFSVIKTLQAIAACHVVILVVDARAGIGEHDATLAGHILESGRALVVAVNKWDGLDPQARQAVKDDLGRKLAFLDFAAYHFISALHGSGVGLLFDEVDRVYANATRDLSTPELTRLLEAAVQEHQPPLVHGRRIKLRYAHQGGRNPPLIVIHGTQTDAVPASYQRYLVNRFRRELKLQGTPLRIELRSGTNPFAGRRNKLTPHQLKKRRRLREHVARRR comes from the coding sequence ATGCTTCCTGTCATCGCGCTCGTCGGGCGCCCCAATGTCGGCAAGTCGACGCTGTTCAATCGACTCACTCGGACCCGCGACGCCCTCGTCGCCGACACCCCGGGCCTGACGCGCGACCGCCAGTACGGTATCGGGCGGCTAGGCCCGGTTCCGTACGTGGTCGTCGATACCGGCGGGCTCGGCGGCGAGACCACGGACCTCGCCGAACGAATGGCCGGACAGGTCGAACGCGCCATCGCCGAGGCCGACCATCTGTTGTTCCTCGTCGACGCGCACGATGGCTGTGTGCCCGGCGACGCGGAGATCGCTACACGGCTGCGCCGCCTCGGTAAATCGCTGACGTTGGTCGTCAACAAGACGGACCAGCGCGATCCGGATCTGGCAACGGCCGACTTCCACCTGCTCGGACTCGGCGACCCGGTGCCCATCGCCGCCGTCCAGGGTCGCGGCGTCGCGGCCCTGATGGAGCGGGTGTTGACGGGGCTGGCGAACGACGATGCGGTCGGCGGTGCCGAGGCGGCCGATGCCGATGAAGACCCCGAAAGGATCCAGGTCGCGATCGTCGGGCGCCCCAACGCCGGCAAATCGACGCTGATCAACCGGCTCCTCGGCGAGGAGCGGGTGGTGACCTACGACAGCCCCGGCACCACCCGCGACACCGTATTCATCCCGTTCGACCGCCTCGATGGTCGCTACACGCTGATCGACACCGCCGGCGTACGCCGCCGCGCCCGAGTCCAGGACACCATCGAGAAGTTCAGCGTCATCAAGACGCTCCAGGCGATCGCCGCTTGCCATGTGGTAATCCTCGTCGTCGATGCCCGGGCCGGTATCGGCGAGCACGACGCGACACTGGCCGGGCACATCCTGGAGAGCGGCCGGGCGCTGGTCGTCGCGGTCAACAAATGGGATGGACTCGACCCGCAGGCCCGACAGGCGGTGAAGGACGACCTCGGGCGCAAGCTTGCCTTCCTCGACTTCGCCGCCTATCACTTCATCTCGGCCCTACATGGCAGCGGTGTCGGCCTGCTCTTCGACGAGGTCGATCGGGTCTACGCCAACGCCACCCGCGACCTCTCGACGCCGGAGCTGACCCGCCTGCTCGAGGCCGCTGTCCAGGAGCACCAGCCGCCGCTGGTCCATGGGCGTCGAATTAAACTGCGCTATGCCCATCAGGGCGGGCGCAACCCCCCGCTTATCGTCATCCACGGCACCCAGACGGACGCCGTACCGGCAAGCTATCAGCGTTACCTGGTCAACCGTTTCCGGCGCGAGCTGAAGCTGCAAGGTACGCCACTGCGCATCGAGTTGCGCAGCGGCACCAATCCCTTCGCCGGACGGCGCAACAAGCTGACGCCCCACCAGCTCAAAAAACGCCGCCGGCTGCGCGAGCATGTCGCCCGCCGTCGCTAG
- a CDS encoding YfgM family protein: MAQYETDEEKVEAIKQWWKENGLAVVGGVVLGLAAVFGWRAWQGYQDTQAQQASATFEQLLALSGSGDADAAEKVTDRLQADFAGTAYDALASLVTARVALGDDDVDRAKQALETAIDEAPDPALATIATLRLARLLVAEQDFTGASERIQGLDANGAFAGEIAALRGDIAAAKGDQEQARTAYREAIAAGASQARLIEIKLANLPNDG; the protein is encoded by the coding sequence GTGGCTCAATACGAAACCGACGAAGAGAAGGTCGAGGCGATCAAGCAGTGGTGGAAAGAGAACGGGCTCGCCGTGGTTGGCGGTGTCGTCCTGGGTCTCGCCGCCGTCTTCGGCTGGCGGGCCTGGCAGGGGTACCAGGACACCCAGGCGCAGCAGGCCTCGGCGACCTTCGAGCAACTCCTCGCGCTGTCCGGCAGCGGCGACGCCGATGCCGCCGAAAAGGTCACCGACCGCCTGCAAGCCGACTTCGCCGGCACTGCCTACGATGCCTTGGCGTCGCTCGTGACGGCCCGCGTAGCGCTCGGAGATGACGATGTCGATCGGGCCAAGCAGGCCCTCGAAACGGCGATCGATGAGGCCCCCGACCCGGCCTTGGCCACCATCGCTACGCTGCGTCTGGCACGTCTCCTGGTTGCCGAGCAGGATTTCACCGGGGCGAGCGAGCGCATCCAGGGCCTTGACGCCAATGGCGCCTTTGCCGGTGAGATCGCGGCATTGCGTGGAGATATCGCGGCAGCCAAGGGCGACCAGGAGCAGGCGCGAACCGCCTATCGCGAAGCGATCGCGGCCGGGGCCAGCCAGGCGCGACTGATAGAGATCAAGCTCGCCAATCTGCCGAACGACGGCTGA
- the bamB gene encoding outer membrane protein assembly factor BamB yields the protein MKTVRRWNRIGAPLLRLTLCLGAVALSGCSALPWLGGDKDPNPPTPLVKFSPQVDLRVLWRRDVGHGTDKRRLYLVPAISGGHVIAADARGLVTAVGADDGRQVWRTDLGVPLSGGPASDGSRVIVGSTNGDLIALSAVDGSQLWRSRADSEILSVPRLIGDLVVVHTLDDNVYGFDATNGEVRWRYRGQTPVLILRGSSSPAIVPSGAIVGLTGGRLVELDLNEGVPLWTTRVTPPTGRSELERITDLDADPVVVGDTVYVGTYNGDLAAIDVASGAILWRRTLSVYSGLAADEDALYVTDADDYVWAADRESGAGRWRQEQLAHRRLSAPALLGDLVLVGDYDGYLHGIARNDGHLAARTRIAKGRITARPLVADGRLYVFADDGTLAALTLGASQPAAPTAATAAVGAPAIAEPGGAQTPPAPPAP from the coding sequence TTGAAGACCGTCCGCCGATGGAACCGGATAGGCGCGCCGCTGCTGCGCCTGACCCTCTGCCTTGGAGCGGTCGCCTTGAGCGGCTGTTCGGCCCTGCCGTGGCTCGGTGGCGACAAGGATCCCAATCCTCCGACGCCGCTGGTGAAGTTCAGCCCGCAGGTCGATCTGCGGGTGCTGTGGCGTCGCGACGTCGGTCATGGCACCGACAAGCGTCGCCTCTATCTCGTCCCGGCCATCAGCGGTGGCCATGTGATCGCCGCCGACGCCCGCGGTCTGGTCACGGCTGTCGGCGCCGATGACGGGCGCCAGGTCTGGCGGACGGATCTCGGCGTGCCGCTCAGCGGTGGACCAGCGAGCGACGGCAGTCGGGTGATCGTCGGCTCGACGAACGGCGACCTGATTGCCCTTTCAGCGGTCGATGGCAGCCAGCTGTGGCGCTCGCGCGCCGACAGCGAAATCCTTTCGGTACCGCGGCTCATCGGCGACCTTGTCGTCGTCCATACGCTCGACGACAACGTCTATGGCTTCGATGCGACCAACGGCGAGGTGCGCTGGCGCTACCGCGGTCAGACTCCCGTGTTGATCCTGCGCGGCAGCAGCAGCCCGGCGATCGTGCCCTCCGGCGCGATCGTCGGGCTCACCGGAGGGCGGCTCGTCGAGCTCGACCTGAACGAGGGTGTCCCATTGTGGACGACCCGGGTGACGCCACCGACGGGACGCTCCGAGCTGGAGCGCATCACCGACCTGGACGCGGATCCCGTCGTCGTCGGCGACACCGTCTACGTCGGCACCTACAACGGCGACCTGGCGGCCATCGACGTCGCCTCGGGCGCGATCCTCTGGCGGCGTACCCTATCGGTCTATTCGGGCCTTGCGGCCGATGAGGATGCGCTCTACGTCACAGATGCCGATGATTACGTCTGGGCCGCCGATCGCGAGAGCGGCGCCGGACGTTGGCGCCAAGAGCAGCTCGCCCATCGCCGCTTGAGCGCCCCCGCGCTCCTTGGCGATCTCGTCTTGGTCGGTGACTACGACGGCTACCTGCACGGCATCGCCCGCAATGACGGCCATCTCGCCGCCCGCACCCGGATCGCCAAGGGTCGTATCACGGCCCGTCCGCTGGTCGCCGACGGTCGCCTCTACGTCTTCGCCGACGACGGCACGCTGGCCGCGCTGACGCTCGGCGCCTCGCAGCCGGCGGCACCAACAGCCGCCACCGCGGCAGTCGGTGCCCCTGCGATCGCCGAACCGGGTGGTGCGCAGACGCCGCCGGCCCCTCCGGCACCCTAA